A stretch of Streptococcus chenjunshii DNA encodes these proteins:
- a CDS encoding MurR/RpiR family transcriptional regulator, with protein sequence MDFLENIKQHEADYAKAELKVYHYVLNNLETLETFTITKIAELSLTSTAAVLRFCQTLGYKGFKDFRYDAIRYLHHHHQRPSADILDQMTDDYSQLMRQFRNMDRESIRTLIAAILKRRRLHIFGVYYSSLPARYLHMGLQDLGITSHFAGDLNSGAHLTNIINEEDSLIMFSVSGSSGNFRQALSAVQNNMPKHSFLITLNATAPVAKLFTTTIILPGNLFNKQSIVDTQSLPMVFVETLLNLIREELN encoded by the coding sequence ATGGATTTTCTTGAAAACATTAAACAGCATGAAGCGGATTATGCTAAAGCTGAGTTAAAGGTTTATCACTATGTTCTTAACAATCTGGAGACCCTGGAGACTTTTACCATCACTAAAATTGCGGAACTCTCTCTGACATCTACTGCTGCCGTTTTAAGATTTTGTCAGACTTTGGGTTACAAAGGTTTTAAGGATTTTCGCTACGATGCCATCCGTTACCTGCACCATCACCACCAAAGACCGTCTGCTGATATTCTGGACCAAATGACTGATGATTATAGTCAGCTGATGCGGCAGTTCCGAAATATGGACAGAGAATCGATTCGCACTCTCATTGCTGCTATTCTAAAACGGCGCCGTCTCCATATTTTTGGAGTTTATTATTCCTCTCTGCCGGCTCGATACCTGCATATGGGGCTGCAGGATTTAGGAATTACCAGCCATTTTGCCGGCGATTTAAACAGCGGAGCCCATTTAACCAATATTATCAATGAAGAAGACAGCCTAATTATGTTTTCGGTCAGCGGCAGCAGCGGGAACTTCAGGCAGGCCTTATCCGCCGTACAAAACAATATGCCCAAACATTCTTTTCTTATCACTTTAAACGCCACAGCCCCAGTTGCTAAACTTTTTACAACAACCATTATTCTGCCAGGCAACCTTTTTAATAAACAGTCTATTGTGGATACACAGTCCCTCCCTATGGTTTTTGTTGAAACATTGCTTAATTTAATACGTGAGGAATTAAACTGA
- a CDS encoding dihydrolipoyl dehydrogenase family protein, whose translation MTYDYDIVFIGSGHASWHAAVTLAQSGKKVAVIEKDMTAGTCTNYGCNAKFLLDSPFEFLDGLDRYERAGIGTKGTISWEELMAFKKREIPTYAPFMEGMFAQMNIDLLKGYGKLRDEHTVAVDDKAITADYIVLGTGQRPARLNIEGKELLHDSRAFLELDSLPNRITFVGAGIISMEFATMAVKLGSEVHIVEFADKALAAYPENDVRTVVDKLRAEGVQFHFGQAVEKVEALEAGLLLTTAQGLVIETDYVLDATGRIPNVENLGLEDLGIEYNRSGIVVNDYLQTAVPHIFASGDVVDKTIPRLTPTASFESDYIADFILGVNEKPISYPVVPNLVFTFPRIAQVGVTVAEAKADPDNYKIVEVPFGQQIKFQTKLEDEARFTLIVNKNKELAGASLLSNEAGEMINLITLMINQKLKAADLSQMIFAFPGTSNALINAVKTALS comes from the coding sequence ATGACTTATGACTATGATATCGTCTTTATCGGCTCAGGCCATGCTAGCTGGCATGCTGCGGTGACTCTGGCTCAATCCGGAAAGAAAGTGGCTGTTATTGAAAAAGATATGACAGCAGGGACTTGTACAAACTATGGCTGCAACGCTAAATTTTTGCTGGACAGTCCTTTTGAATTCTTAGATGGTCTTGACCGCTATGAACGAGCAGGAATTGGCACAAAGGGAACGATTAGTTGGGAAGAACTCATGGCTTTTAAAAAGAGGGAGATTCCAACTTATGCGCCGTTTATGGAGGGGATGTTTGCTCAAATGAACATTGATCTTCTCAAAGGCTATGGAAAGCTGCGGGATGAACATACAGTAGCCGTTGATGATAAAGCGATTACTGCAGATTATATCGTTCTGGGGACCGGTCAGCGTCCAGCTCGTCTTAATATTGAAGGCAAGGAACTGCTTCACGACAGCAGGGCATTCCTCGAACTTGACAGCCTGCCAAACCGTATCACTTTTGTCGGCGCAGGAATTATTTCAATGGAATTCGCTACCATGGCCGTTAAACTGGGATCTGAAGTTCATATTGTCGAGTTTGCTGATAAAGCTCTGGCTGCTTATCCGGAAAATGATGTCAGAACTGTCGTCGACAAATTAAGAGCAGAAGGCGTTCAGTTCCACTTTGGCCAAGCTGTTGAAAAAGTGGAAGCACTGGAAGCCGGTCTTCTCCTGACTACGGCTCAAGGACTGGTTATCGAGACCGATTATGTGCTGGATGCTACAGGCCGAATTCCCAATGTTGAAAATCTTGGTTTGGAAGATTTAGGTATTGAATATAACCGTTCAGGTATTGTGGTTAATGATTATCTGCAGACTGCTGTGCCGCACATCTTTGCCAGCGGTGATGTGGTTGATAAAACGATTCCCCGCCTGACACCGACAGCAAGTTTTGAGTCGGATTATATTGCCGACTTTATCTTGGGTGTCAATGAAAAACCTATCAGCTACCCGGTTGTGCCAAATCTGGTCTTCACTTTTCCCCGTATTGCTCAAGTCGGCGTGACAGTGGCAGAGGCCAAGGCAGATCCCGATAACTACAAAATTGTTGAAGTGCCTTTTGGCCAGCAGATTAAATTCCAAACCAAGCTGGAAGATGAAGCGCGTTTTACTTTAATTGTCAATAAAAACAAAGAACTAGCGGGAGCCAGCCTTCTTAGCAATGAAGCCGGTGAAATGATTAATCTCATCACCTTAATGATCAATCAAAAACTTAAGGCCGCTGACCTCAGTCAAATGATTTTTGCCTTTCCTGGGACAAGCAATGCTTTGATTAATGCGGTTAAGACAGCCTTATCGTAA
- the msrB gene encoding peptide-methionine (R)-S-oxide reductase MsrB: MTNTDTDKALRERIGDLAYEVTQNAATERAFTGEYDDFYEKGIYVDVVSGEPLFSSLDKYDAGCGWPSFTKPIANQKVTNHQDNSYGMHRTEVRSQNAQSHLGHVFNDGPSAAGGLRYCINSAALRFIPYDKLAEKGYEAYIKLFD, from the coding sequence ATGACTAATACAGATACAGATAAAGCTTTGCGCGAACGTATAGGCGATTTAGCCTATGAGGTCACTCAAAATGCTGCTACAGAGCGCGCCTTTACCGGCGAATACGATGATTTTTACGAAAAAGGCATCTATGTTGATGTCGTCAGCGGCGAGCCTTTATTTTCATCCTTGGATAAATATGATGCAGGCTGCGGATGGCCTTCTTTCACAAAACCAATCGCCAATCAAAAGGTGACCAACCATCAAGATAATTCTTACGGAATGCACCGTACTGAAGTCCGCAGTCAGAATGCCCAATCGCATCTTGGCCATGTTTTTAATGACGGTCCTTCAGCGGCGGGCGGTCTGCGCTACTGCATTAACTCTGCTGCTTTACGGTTTATCCCTTATGACAAACTGGCAGAAAAAGGCTATGAAGCATATATCAAGCTATTTGACTGA
- a CDS encoding ferritin-like domain-containing protein, whose product MMGNNDQIQMLQNLGNAMLVQADKHQLIALQFAAQGFSKLARKYEEHAEEERGFAQQMFNRVLDLGGKLFLTKQEATDLPETPLELLKEELSLSHGGLKDILPLVQAAADDITTYDILKEYYKDEEEDMYWTEQQLELIDTIGYENWLLKQL is encoded by the coding sequence ATGATGGGGAATAATGATCAAATTCAAATGCTACAAAACCTTGGCAATGCTATGCTGGTACAGGCTGATAAGCATCAGCTTATTGCCTTGCAGTTTGCTGCTCAGGGTTTTTCAAAATTAGCCCGGAAATATGAAGAGCATGCCGAAGAAGAACGCGGTTTTGCTCAGCAAATGTTTAACCGTGTTCTGGATTTAGGCGGAAAGCTGTTTTTGACCAAGCAGGAAGCAACTGACCTGCCTGAGACACCTCTGGAACTGTTAAAAGAAGAACTGAGCCTCTCACATGGCGGCCTCAAAGATATCCTGCCTCTTGTCCAAGCTGCAGCAGACGATATCACTACTTATGATATTCTTAAGGAATACTACAAAGATGAGGAAGAAGATATGTACTGGACAGAACAACAATTAGAACTGATTGACACTATCGGCTATGAAAATTGGCTGCTTAAACAGCTCTAA
- a CDS encoding MarR family winged helix-turn-helix transcriptional regulator: protein MSKQQPYLANQLCFAIYNSNRLLNQFYKKSLSPFGLTYTQYLVLLALWEKDGQSLRELGEKLDLASNTLTPLLKRLEDKNYLLRLRPEKDQRQLIVQLTENGKELQIQVEKVLDSCLTEVTFFPADKLREMIKDHQDLAAMLKERN, encoded by the coding sequence ATGTCAAAACAACAGCCTTATTTAGCCAATCAGCTTTGCTTTGCTATTTATAACAGCAATCGTCTGCTCAATCAATTCTACAAAAAAAGCCTCAGCCCTTTTGGACTGACTTACACACAGTATCTGGTTCTCCTAGCTCTCTGGGAAAAAGACGGGCAGTCTCTGCGGGAACTGGGTGAGAAACTTGATTTAGCCAGCAACACACTGACCCCATTGTTGAAACGTTTGGAAGACAAAAACTATCTGCTGCGTCTGCGCCCTGAAAAAGATCAGCGTCAGCTGATTGTTCAGCTGACAGAAAACGGGAAAGAACTGCAGATTCAAGTTGAAAAAGTGCTTGACAGCTGTTTAACAGAAGTGACTTTTTTTCCAGCTGATAAACTCCGGGAAATGATAAAAGACCATCAGGATTTAGCTGCAATGTTAAAAGAAAGAAACTAA
- a CDS encoding PLP-dependent cysteine synthase family protein encodes MTANIKTSIAELVGKTPLVELRNFQEKHGLQAKLLAKLEYLNPSGSVKDRAALNMIIEAEKAGKLQKGDTIVDNSSGNTGIALAAFAAAKGYHFECLLEPGVSPERTQILKAYGARLRSFLDFPEIAAMLDKGAFETAEISRVIQEYADSKGYFYTDQVSNQANPDAHYQTTGPEIWEDTDGQVDILIMAAGTGGTIAGLTHYFRQKNPDIRIIAIEPDKASRPSAEQPDVNSIDGIVAFDGFGPENQPTFFSKNQFYYDSCIDVLAEDGYKTGLELARTDGIFLGESAGAVLHAAKTVAQKDENKGKNIVLIFADNGMKYLSSPMYQEVN; translated from the coding sequence ATGACGGCTAATATTAAAACATCTATCGCGGAATTGGTTGGAAAAACCCCTTTAGTAGAACTTCGCAATTTTCAAGAAAAACACGGTTTGCAGGCCAAATTACTGGCTAAGTTGGAATACCTCAATCCAAGCGGCAGTGTCAAGGACAGGGCAGCACTTAATATGATTATTGAGGCAGAAAAAGCCGGAAAACTGCAAAAAGGCGATACAATTGTTGATAACAGCAGCGGAAATACCGGTATTGCTTTAGCTGCCTTTGCGGCTGCTAAGGGATATCATTTTGAGTGTCTGCTGGAGCCTGGTGTATCTCCAGAACGTACCCAAATTTTAAAAGCTTACGGCGCCCGTCTCCGCAGTTTTTTAGATTTCCCTGAGATTGCAGCCATGTTGGACAAGGGTGCTTTTGAAACTGCTGAAATCAGTCGCGTTATTCAGGAATACGCTGACAGTAAAGGCTACTTTTATACTGATCAAGTAAGCAATCAAGCTAATCCTGATGCCCATTATCAGACGACTGGTCCTGAAATTTGGGAAGATACCGACGGCCAAGTTGATATCCTTATTATGGCTGCCGGTACCGGCGGAACAATCGCCGGTCTGACACACTATTTTCGGCAGAAAAATCCTGATATAAGAATTATTGCCATTGAACCTGACAAGGCATCCCGCCCCTCAGCAGAGCAGCCCGATGTCAACAGTATTGATGGTATTGTTGCCTTTGATGGTTTCGGACCGGAGAACCAGCCGACCTTCTTTTCAAAAAATCAGTTTTACTATGACAGCTGTATTGATGTTCTGGCAGAAGACGGTTACAAAACCGGTCTTGAACTGGCCCGTACTGACGGTATCTTCTTGGGTGAATCTGCCGGTGCTGTTTTGCATGCTGCCAAAACTGTCGCTCAAAAGGACGAAAACAAAGGAAAAAACATCGTTTTAATCTTTGCAGACAATGGCATGAAATATCTTTCCAGCCCAATGTACCAGGAGGTGAATTAA
- a CDS encoding lanthionine synthetase LanC family protein, with protein MCQNCLEHTNSGSHDSQDFPLRQAKSPKDYLNLAIQTADYIDQFKVETEDSIWWRNTNNEAQSSIPDFSNPNFFSGSAGILYFYDKLYQVTHDKDYLPIITKASHYLTEHWQILTKLDIFDIKGSGKGLYGGIGGIGLILLEIAENYNNEEALKSAQEIAHYYLETAKPSDEGIYWTGDSPLFHDSGILLFLIKAYQHFPSSRLLETIKSGVRYLIATGHRHIDNGLEINTVSDSDKRDLPNWEFGSAGAGYLFGKTYELTHDQYFLQAAKDAATFLVNLAVPQEQGYLIPYRTNGPQRQIFYLGNCHGAIGTSRFFYYLYQLTKDNYYLEQVEALTAGLLSRGAPEQQSNGYWNTTTFCCGAAGFIHHFLGLYVDKKETLYLDLARRSAAVVLGNASKSENGVRFSIAFNRISPDELSAFTGFYDGAAGIATALLELYQFESQQRLKWKRLIDDPFAARI; from the coding sequence ATGTGTCAGAACTGCCTCGAACACACTAATTCAGGTTCCCATGACAGTCAGGATTTTCCGCTTAGACAGGCTAAAAGTCCCAAAGACTATTTGAATCTGGCTATTCAGACCGCTGATTATATTGATCAGTTCAAAGTTGAAACGGAGGATAGCATCTGGTGGCGCAATACTAATAATGAAGCGCAGTCCAGTATCCCAGATTTCAGTAATCCTAATTTTTTCAGCGGTTCAGCAGGTATTTTATATTTTTATGACAAACTCTATCAAGTCACACATGATAAAGATTACCTTCCTATTATTACTAAAGCCAGCCATTACCTTACTGAACATTGGCAGATCTTAACGAAGCTGGATATTTTTGACATTAAAGGATCCGGTAAAGGTCTCTATGGAGGTATTGGCGGGATTGGACTCATTCTGCTTGAAATAGCAGAGAACTATAACAATGAAGAAGCTTTAAAATCCGCTCAAGAAATAGCTCATTACTATTTAGAAACAGCCAAGCCGTCTGACGAGGGAATTTACTGGACGGGTGACTCGCCGCTTTTTCATGACAGCGGCATCCTGCTCTTTCTCATCAAAGCTTACCAGCATTTTCCCAGCAGCAGACTTTTAGAAACAATTAAATCCGGTGTCCGCTATCTTATAGCTACTGGCCACCGGCATATTGATAATGGGCTGGAAATCAATACTGTTTCTGATTCAGACAAGCGTGATCTTCCTAACTGGGAATTTGGTTCAGCAGGGGCTGGCTATCTTTTCGGAAAAACATATGAGTTGACTCACGATCAATACTTTCTGCAGGCTGCAAAAGATGCAGCAACCTTTCTGGTTAATCTTGCTGTGCCCCAAGAACAGGGCTATTTGATTCCCTACCGAACAAACGGCCCTCAGCGCCAAATTTTTTATTTAGGGAATTGCCACGGAGCAATTGGGACATCACGCTTCTTCTATTATTTATATCAGCTGACAAAGGATAACTATTATTTAGAGCAAGTGGAGGCGTTAACCGCTGGTTTGCTCAGCCGGGGAGCTCCGGAACAGCAGTCTAACGGTTATTGGAACACAACGACTTTTTGCTGCGGCGCTGCCGGTTTTATCCACCATTTTTTAGGACTTTATGTCGACAAGAAAGAGACGCTTTATCTTGATTTAGCCAGACGATCTGCTGCTGTCGTCCTTGGGAATGCCAGTAAATCTGAAAACGGAGTCCGCTTTTCTATCGCCTTTAATCGGATTAGCCCTGATGAGCTGTCTGCGTTTACAGGCTTTTACGACGGTGCTGCCGGAATAGCAACAGCATTATTGGAACTTTATCAATTTGAAAGTCAGCAACGCTTAAAGTGGAAACGGCTAATTGATGATCCCTTTGCAGCTCGGATTTAA